In Candidatus Methylacidiphilales bacterium, the sequence TGGGGTAGAGTGGACGAGGTCGAGTAATGGGAGAGCATCATAGCCCTCGTTTTTTGGATGCATGCCTGCATCGAGAAGCACTGCGGAGTCTGGGGCAAGATGAAGGAGATAGCTGTTGGCACCGATTTCGTTGGCTTGTGTGAGGTTTGTGAATCGGAGCATGGGGTGAAGTTTTAACTTAGTAGTAAGAGTGACATGGGGCGCGCGACCCGGTGAGTAGATGGGAGGATTAGGCTTTAGGAATCGTGATACCGGTTTGTTTCATGTATTTTCCTTTGCGATCGGCATAGGAGACTTCACATACTTCTTGCGCTTTAAGAAAGAGGACTTGGGCTAGCCCTTCACCGGCGTAGATTTTGGCCGGCAGTGGAGTGGTATTGGAAATTTCAAGGGTGACGTGGCCTTCCCATTCTGGCTCAAATGGCGTGACGTTGACGATGATGCCGCAACGCGCGTATGTGGATTTGCCGATGCAAATAGTGATAACATCCCGTGGAATGCGGAAATATTCGACGCTGCGGGCT encodes:
- the dcd gene encoding dCTP deaminase, with the translated sequence MAIQPDHWIRKMALHHGMIEPFEDRLVTRVKNHRVISYGLSSYGYDLRVAKEFKVFTNVYNALVDPKAFDERSFVDIHADTCIIPPNSFALARSVEYFRIPRDVITICIGKSTYARCGIIVNVTPFEPEWEGHVTLEISNTTPLPAKIYAGEGLAQVLFLKAQEVCEVSYADRKGKYMKQTGITIPKA